In Panacibacter ginsenosidivorans, the following proteins share a genomic window:
- a CDS encoding DUF1573 domain-containing protein: MKNIAACFIICITTFISCSSNKNPYENNLGIEPSLIAQMDTANYTKIFWLDTLVNIGTIKTTDTAKIKFRFKNIGDKALFIITAAPSCGCTVADYPREPIQPGKEGIVTSAYKWNGQLGAIRKTISVRTNTTNEAYHKIAFIGEVIKDSVSSKK; the protein is encoded by the coding sequence ATGAAAAATATAGCGGCTTGTTTTATTATTTGTATAACAACTTTTATTTCCTGCAGCAGTAATAAAAACCCGTATGAAAATAATTTAGGTATTGAACCTTCATTAATAGCACAGATGGATACGGCTAATTATACAAAAATATTTTGGCTGGATACACTGGTAAATATTGGCACTATCAAAACAACTGATACAGCAAAAATAAAATTCAGGTTTAAAAATATTGGTGATAAAGCTTTATTCATTATTACTGCTGCACCCTCCTGCGGATGCACGGTGGCTGATTATCCCAGGGAACCGATACAGCCCGGTAAAGAAGGAATCGTAACTTCTGCTTATAAATGGAACGGGCAATTGGGAGCGATCAGGAAAACGATCAGTGTAAGAACAAATACAACAAATGAAGCTTACCATAAGATCGCTTTTATAGGAGAGGTCATTAAAGATTCTGTAAGCAGTAAAAAGTAA
- a CDS encoding FG-GAP repeat domain-containing protein, whose product MSVLLKYKRYVVGVVCMSFFIACFVSCQQYQKNSTHKNVSDESIDMGKKLAATYCQSCHLLPDPSLLDAKSWEKGVLPMMGPRLGIFNNGFEQYPSYRRDKDVDKDFYPSQPILNVVQWQAILDYYTALAPDTLVANKDDVSISSDLSQFKPIVPAFNDPVPRISYINVDTVMAPHNVIICEVNRKGIFRFNNDLQLHDSLYPVGSIVDMSMKKASAVACNIGIMVPNNGKHGTINNLAISRNNKMSYDTIPMFDSLRRPVQIIVSDINKDDKEDYLVCEYGNLKGALSWNENLGNNKFERHVIREVPGAIKAYVQDYNNDGLPDIYVLFAQGDESIFLYTNKGNGKFEEKQLLRFPPVYGSTYFELADFNKDGFPDIVYTCGDNADFSAILKPYHGIYIYLNDGKNNFTQKYFFHINGCFKAMARDFDNDGDLDIAAISFFADYQHRPEEGFVYLENNGNFNFKAYNLPETQKGRWLTMDAGDLDGDGKTDIVLGNFSAPAMIKSLVPFEKGPPFLFLKNIGR is encoded by the coding sequence ATGAGTGTTTTGTTGAAATATAAAAGATATGTAGTTGGAGTTGTTTGCATGAGTTTTTTTATTGCTTGTTTTGTTTCGTGTCAGCAATATCAAAAAAACAGCACACATAAAAATGTAAGCGATGAAAGTATTGATATGGGCAAGAAGCTTGCTGCAACATATTGTCAATCCTGTCATCTCCTGCCCGATCCATCTTTGCTCGACGCAAAGAGTTGGGAAAAAGGTGTATTGCCCATGATGGGTCCAAGGCTTGGCATTTTTAATAATGGCTTTGAACAGTATCCGTCGTACAGAAGAGATAAGGATGTTGATAAAGACTTTTATCCGTCGCAACCAATATTGAATGTGGTGCAGTGGCAGGCTATTCTTGATTACTATACAGCGCTTGCGCCTGATACATTGGTTGCAAATAAAGATGATGTAAGTATTTCATCAGACCTTTCACAGTTTAAACCAATAGTGCCCGCATTTAATGATCCTGTACCCCGCATAAGTTATATTAATGTCGATACAGTTATGGCGCCACATAATGTCATTATATGTGAGGTAAACAGAAAAGGCATTTTTCGATTCAACAACGATTTGCAGTTGCACGATTCACTTTATCCTGTAGGCAGTATTGTGGATATGAGTATGAAAAAAGCCAGTGCAGTGGCATGTAATATTGGGATAATGGTTCCTAATAACGGAAAGCATGGAACAATAAATAATCTTGCTATAAGCAGAAATAATAAAATGTCTTATGACACAATTCCTATGTTTGACAGTCTTAGAAGGCCTGTGCAAATAATTGTATCTGATATAAATAAAGATGACAAGGAGGATTATCTTGTTTGTGAATATGGCAATCTTAAAGGTGCGCTTTCATGGAATGAAAATCTTGGTAATAATAAATTTGAAAGGCATGTAATAAGAGAAGTGCCTGGTGCAATAAAAGCATATGTACAGGATTATAATAATGATGGTCTTCCTGACATTTATGTTTTATTTGCCCAGGGCGATGAAAGTATTTTTTTATATACTAATAAGGGCAACGGAAAGTTTGAAGAGAAACAATTGCTGCGCTTTCCACCTGTTTATGGCTCTACTTATTTTGAACTGGCAGATTTTAATAAAGATGGTTTTCCTGATATTGTTTACACCTGTGGAGATAATGCAGATTTTTCTGCCATATTAAAACCTTATCATGGAATTTATATTTACCTCAATGATGGTAAGAATAATTTTACACAGAAATATTTCTTTCACATAAATGGTTGCTTTAAAGCTATGGCAAGGGATTTTGATAATGATGGTGACCTTGATATTGCCGCCATTTCTTTTTTTGCAGATTATCAGCATCGCCCCGAAGAAGGTTTTGTATACTTGGAAAATAATGGAAACTTTAATTTCAAAGCATACAATCTTCCGGAAACACAAAAGGGTAGATGGCTTACCATGGATGCAGGCGATCTCGACGGAGATGGAAAGACAGATATAGTACTGGGCAATTTTTCTGCACCTGCAATGATAAAATCGTTAGTGCCATTTGAAAAAGGGCCGCCCTTCCTTTTTTTGAAAAATATTGGCAGGTAA